The nucleotide window AGCCCCACCAGCACAAGGGCCTGGCATTTGGCGATGTTGTCGGCGTCGCGGAGCCAGTAGGCCTCGTTGCTGCTCTTGGGGGCGTAGTCGCGCATGGCCTGGGCGATGCGCTGCAGGTCCGCCTCCTGGCTGATCACGGCGATCTCCAGGAAGTCCTTGCCGCCCGCCTTGGGGGCGGTGCGGGCCGAGGCGGCCATCAGGTTGGCGACTTGGATGGCGGTGTCTTTCATGATGATTCTCCATTGGGGGTTTTGCAGGCCGCCAGCAGGGCGTCGAAGAACAGCATGGCCTGTTCCGTGCGGCGAAGGCTGTCCGGGTTGAGGCTCACGATCCCGTCCAGGGTGAGCTTCACTCCGGGGGCCTCGGGCGGTCCCGCGTCTGTTTCGTCCATGTCGATGGAGTGGATGATGTCGCGCAGGCGCGCGGGCAACTCACGCTCCAGCCTGAAGGATGCGCAAAGCACCTCGAAGGTGGTCATGCGGCCCACGTGGGTGAACTCGGCCTCGGCCATGTCGAAACGGACCACGCCGGGCTGGGCCTGGGGGCTTGAATCGGCGGGCGCGAATTCGAGGCCCGCCTCGGGGTCCACGAAGCGGCGCACCAGCCAGAAGGAGGCCAGGCGGTCGATGTAGGGGTCCTCGCGGGTGAGCCAGGTCTTGCCGCGCCAGTCGGCCGGGTCCTGGGCGGGCAGGACGCCGCCGTCCCGGTCCGCGCGCTTCCCCGAGCACAGGGCCTCGCCCTCCGCGGCCAGGGCGCGCACGCGCTCGCCGCGCCCCCCGGGGAAGAAGTCGATGGCCGCGAGGGCCTCGATGCGCTTCTCGATGCGCTTGAGCCCCGCCTTGCAGGCTTCCTTGCCCGATCCTGCATCGGCGTCCTCAGGGGCGTCCCGAACCGCGTCCAGCAGGGCGGTCAGCTCGCGCTCAAGGGCGGCCCAGTCGGCGTCGCGGGCCTGGGTGAACAGCCGGGCCAGCTGCGCGCCGGTCATGTTGGAGGGCGGGGCCGTCTCCAGGAAAAGTGCCTCGCCGCCCAGGCCCTCCACCTCCTTGACCAGCCAGGTCAGCTGCTCGTGGTGGCGCGTGCTGGCGGGCAGGGCGTAGAAGGCGTTCTTGACGAGCACCGCCCCCATGGAGTTGAGGCGCCGCCAGACACGCATCCGGGCGGTCTGGCTGCGGGCCGAGAGCGTGAACGAGAAGAAGTACCAGCGAAAGTTGACGTAGCTCATGTGACATAAAATGTCACAGGTATAACAAATGTCAAGCCGGGGGAGTCGAAAAAAACTCGCGTCATCCGGGAATCCAGGCGGCGCGTCCTGCGCCATGTGCGTTCCGGCAGAGGGGGCGGCGGACCCGTGGCGCGGAGGAAGTTCCGCACCCACGAGGGATCACCCCGGGGGGTGAGCTTGTCGTCATGCGGTTCTGGAAGCGCCGCGCCCAGGGATCGCCTGTGGACGGCCCTGTGGTATTGCAGTAGCGGTAACTAGCTAGGGCGGCACGCAAAGTCATTGCCGCAGGGCTGGAATGACCTTCGTATGTGCGGAATAACCAGAAACCAAAGGGAAGGTGGTCATGAGGTCATTTTTGTTCGGTGCCGTTGTAATCTGTCTGATGGCAGCGCCGGTCATGGCCAAGAAGAGCGCGCAGCCGCAGAACATCGATTTCGGGAGCTACACCTGCTCGGAGTTCCTGCAGGAGGTCTCCACCTCCGACGCCGAGACGGCCGGCTTCATCCTCATGTGGCTGGACGGCTACCTGAGCGGCGTCAGCGGGGACAACGTGCTCAACTGGAAGAATCTGGACATCTTCACGGACAAGTTCCTGAATTATTGCACCGCCCACCCCAAGGCCAACATGCTCGAAGCGGCCAAGAAGGTGGGAATCTCGCGCTAGCCCCTTCAGGTCGGCACATAACAGGAAAAGGGCCTCCGGATCGCTCCGGGGGCCCTTTCGATGTTCCTGGCTCGCGGCGCGGCCGCTAGAACTTGTACTTGATTCCGGTCATCACCTTGAAGGCGTCGCCCCTGCGCGCGGCTTCGGTGAAGCGGTGGCCCCAGACCGAGGTCTGGAAGCTGCCGTGGGACCAGCCCGTATCCAGGATCAGGGCGAGGTTGGAGTAGATGTCGTACTGATTGTCCAGGCTTATGCCCACAGCGTACTCCTTGTCGCTCAGGTCGCGGCCCATCTGCACGTAGTTGCCCGTGCCCTGGCTGGCGTTGGCGGCGCGCAGGGCGGCGGGGCTGTTGGTGCCGTGGGCGTAGCTCACGGTGATCCTGTGGGTGAGGTTCTGCATGAAGGAGATCTTGTCCAGGGCGGCCACGAAGCCGTAGGCGCCCACGGGGTTGATGTTCATGAACTCGTTGTTGAAAGGCTGGTCGCCGTCGAAGAGGAAGGAGTTGGACGGGCACCAGTAGTCCACCACCGAGGGCAGCCGCTCCGAGCCGTTGCGCGCGGAAGAATCCTCGCCGGGGGAGTACCAGATGGTCAGCTGCGGGGTCACGCTCGCGAACCCGGTGTATTCGGCAGCCAGATCGACGAACAGGCCGTGGCGGCGGAACCTGGCCCGGTCGGTGTCGTTGCCGGACCCGTAGACCACGTCGGCGTAGAACTTGAACGGGTCCAGGGCGGTGAGGGCGAAGGTGGAGCCAACCCACCAGTAGGCGTTCTGCGAGTTGCGCCAGGTGGCCGCCGTGCCCATGGACGCGGCGGAGAGCAGGTTGGTGGCCAGGGTCTCGTTGGAGTAGCCGCCGTTGCCCACCTGCACGGAGCCGTAGCCCGCGTTGCGCCCGGCCACGGCCAGCATGGCCCAGGGCGTGGCCTGGAAGCCCTCCAGCGTAACGGGCAGGGTCAGGATGTAGCCGTCAAGCTCGTCGGGAACCTGGGTGGTGGTCAGGTCGAAATCCTTGTTGGCGTCCAGCAGCCGGGTGAAGCCGCCCACCAAGGAGAACTGCTCGGAGAAGGGCAACTTGACCATGGCCGCCGTGGTGCGGGTGCCGCCGAACACGGGGTTGGCGTCCAGCCAGCCGGCGGAGGTGGGCAGCTCCATGTCCTGCTGGCCCACGGTGAACTCCACCTGCGTGCCGGGCAGGCGGAACTGCATGTAGGCCTGGTAGACCTTCAGCACGGTGGTGGGGTTGTCCACGGTGAAGGTGCTGGCGCCCCAGGGGATGTCGCCGCTCTTCCAGGAGAGGCGGAACCTCAAGGCCTCGTTGGCGATGAAGTCGGCGCGCACGCGCACGCGCTCGAACACGGTGAAGGCGTCCTGGGTGCGGGTGCCGTTGTAGTTCCATCCGGTGTACTGCGGCTTTTGCCAGAACGCGCCGTAGACGCGCACGTCGCCGGAAAGCTTGACCTCGGTGGCTGAGGCGGCGGCCGCCAGGGTGCATACGAGGCAGAGGGCAAGGGCGAGGCTGCGGAGGATGCGGTGCATGGCCGGGGGCTCCTGTGTAATTCGGATGGCCCCTGGTGTACGTTCCTTCGCTGGGCGAAGCAAGCCCGCAGAGGCCCGTCAGCCCAGGATTTCCAGCCTGGGGGCGCGGGGAATCACCCCGTGCTCGGCCATGCTGGCGAAGAAGCGGTTCAGGCCCTCCTGCTCGGGCGCGCCCAGCTCGTAGCTCAGGTGGTCGAAGTAGTTGCGCAGCTGGGACCTGGTCATGCGGGTGTGGGCCAGGCTGGCCAGCTCCACCACCTTGTCGATGGCGGCCACTCCGGCCTCCTTGGAGCGGCGCAGCAGGGCGGCAGCGGCCAGCATCCCGGCGCGGTCCGCATTCCAGGATTCGCGCCTGGCCACCCAGACCCCGAACACGAAGGGCAGGCCGGTCCAGTCGCGCCAGAGTTCGCCCAGGTCGATCTGAAAGGGGAAGCGCTCGTCCGAGCGCAGGCTGAGCGCCTCGTCCCCGATGGCCAGGACGGCCTGCGGCGTCGCGCCCGCGTCAAGCGACTCCCGGATGGAGCCGGGCGCGGCCAAGAATTGCGGCCGGATGCCGTATACGTCGCTCAGCGCGATGCGCAGGAGCACGGCCGAGGTGTGCGTCTCCGCCGTGACCAGCACGGACTTGTCCCCCAGGGTCTCCGGGGCCACGCGGGAGAGCAGCAGCACGCTCTTCACCGGCCCCTTGCTGCCGATGGCCAGGTCCGGCAGGAGCAGGTAGCGCTCGGGGTTGCGGGCGTACTCCACCGAGGAGCAGGAGGAGATGTCCAGCCCGCCCGCCCGGGCCAACTCGTTGAGCGCGGCCGGGGGGCCCTGCACGAACTCGAAGCCGTGCTCCATCCAGCCCGCCTCCAGGGGCAGGTAGATGGGCAGGACGTTCAGGTAGCTGATGCGGCCTACGCGCACGGGGCCTGTTCCTCGAAGGGGGAGTAGTCCATGGACCGGCGCAGCGGCGCGAAGCCCGCGGCCGCGATGGCATCCCTGACCCCGGCTTCGTCCATGCGGAAGCGCACCCCGGCGGCGGCCACCACGTTTTCCTCGATCATGGTGGAGCCGAAGTCGTTGGCCCCGTGCCAGAGCGAGGCCTGGGCGATCTCGCGGCCCATGGTCACCCAGGAGGCCTGGAGGTTGGGGATGTTGTCCAGCACCAGGCGCGAGACGGTCAGCACGCGCAGGTACTCCTGCGGGGAGCACTTCCTGCCGCCCAGGGCAGTGTTGTCGGGCTGGAAGCCCCAGGGGATGAAGGCCGTGAAGCCGCGCGTCTCGTCCTGCAATTCGCGCAGGGCGGTCATGTGGCCGATGCGCTCCTCCCAGGTCTCCACGTGGCCGAACATCATGGTGGCCGTGGTGCGCAGCCCCTGCAGGTGGGCCTGGCGCATCACGTCGAGCCACTGGGCCGTGGAGCACTTGGCCGGGGCCACCAGGGAGCGCACGCGGTCCGAGAGGATCTCCGCGCCCCCGCCGGGGATGGAGGCCAGCCCGGCCTCGCGCAGCCGCGAGATGACCTCGGCCACGCTAACGTCGGACATGTAGGCGAAGTAGACGATCTCCGGGGGCGAGAAGGCGTGGATGTGGATTTGCGGGTATTTGGCGCGGATGAAGCGCAGCAGGGACTCGTAGTAGACCAGGCCCATCTCCGGGTTGTGCCCGCCCTGCAGGAGGATCTGCCTGCCGCCCAGGGCCAGGGTCTGCTCGATCTTCTGGGAGAGTTCGTCGCGGGTCAGCACGTAGCCGCCGGGCACGCCCGGGGCCTTGAAGAAGGCGCAGAAGCGGCAGCCGCACTGGCAGATGTTGGTGGAGTTGATGTTGCGGTCCACCACGTAGGTCACCACCGGCTCGGGGTGCAGGCGCAGGCGCACGGCGTGGGCCAGGCTGCCCAGCAGGGGCAGGCTGGCCTCCCGGGACAGGAGCAGGGCTTGGTCAGCGTCCAGGCGCTCGCCCGCGCGCACGGCCTCGGCAACGGCCAGAACCTTTTCGGAATCAAACATCTCAGACATCGCTCTGCTCCCTGAAGAGGCCGTCGCGGCGTATGGGGGTGAAGCCGCTTTGGCGGATGGCCTCCTCCAGTTCGGCGGTGGTCAGGGCCTGGGCGGAGTCGCTGCCCGCGTCGTGGCCGATGCGCTCCTCCACCACGGTGCCGTCCAGGTCGTCCGCGCCCCAGGAGAGGCACAGCTGCGAGAGCTTGAGCCCCAGCATCACCCAGTAGGCCTTGATGTGCGCGAAGTTGTCCAGCATGAGCCGGGCCACGGCCATGGTGCGCAGCACGTCCATGGCGGAGGGGCCGCTGGCTTCGGCGCCCAGCGGGTTGTTGCCGGGAAGGTAGGGCAGGGGGATGAAGCAGACGAAGCCGCCCGAGGCGTCCTGCTGGCGGCGCAGGGCGTCCATGTGCTCCAGCCGGTCCCGGGTGGACTCCAGGTGCCCGAAGAGCATGGTGGCGTTGGAGCGCAGCCCGGCCTTGTGGGCCAGGCCCATGACCTCCAGCCAGCGCTCGCCCCCGATCTTCTCGGGGCACAGCGCGTTGCGCGGGCCGCTGGCGAATATCTCCGCGCCGCCGCCGGGCAGCATGTCCACGCCCGCGGCCTTGAGCCGGGTCAGCACCTCGGAGGCGTCCAGCCCGGCCATTGTGGCCAGGTGGTCGATCTCCACGGCGGTAAGGGCTTTGATGGAAGCTTTCGGATAGGCGGCGCGCACGCGTGCGGCCAGGTCTTCATAGTAGGGCAGGCCCAGCTCCGGGTGGCAACCGCCCACGATGTGGATCTCGTCCAGCGGCCCGGCGGCGGCCAGCTTGGCCAGGGCGTCGTCCGCCGTGAGCACGTAGGCCCCCTCCTGTCCGGGGTCGCGCCGGTAGGCGCAGAAGCGGCAGCGGTTCACGCAGACGTTGGTGGGGTTCACGTGGCGGTTGATCACGTAGCGCGCCGTGTCGCCGTGCAGCCGGGTGCGCACGTGCATGGCCAGGGCTGCCGGAACGTGCGGGTCGGGGCAGTCGTAGAGGGCCTGGCCCTCGTCCAGGCTCAGGCGCTCGGCGGCGAGCACCTTGTCAAGCACTGGGCCGAGCCCGAGCGATTCGATGTGGCGTCTATCCAACGGTGAAACCTCCAGCCAGCATCCTGGCCAGCCTCGCGGCTGTCAGGCGCGACGTTTCAGGGTCGTCCAGCCCGAAGGTCGGGCCGATCTGCGGTCCGGAATCCATGCCGGGCGCGGCCTGGAGCTGCACGAAGCGCTCCAGCACGGCGTCGGCCATAAACACGGCCAGGGGCACGTCCAGGCCCGGGGGCAGCTCGCCCGCCGCCTTGGCCTGCTCGATGATGGGGGTGAGGAAGCGCGCCGAGAGGGCGCGCACCTGCGCCAGCAGGCGCTCGCGCAGGGGGAAGTCCTCGTTGAAGAGCATCTTGAGGTAGATGCGGTAGATGTTGGGGTGGCTGCGGGCGAACTGCGCGCCCACCAGCAGCACGCGCTCCAGGCGCTCGGCCAGGGGGAGCCCGGCGGTTTCGTCGCGGGCCTGGCGCAGGGAGCCGGAGAGCAGCTCCACCGAGCCGGTGAACACCTGGGCGAACAGGCCTTCCTTGTTGCCGAAATACTTGAAGATGGAGCCCTTGGCGATGCCCAGGCGGGCCGCCAGCCGGTTCATGCTGGCCCCCAGGAAGCCGTGGCGGGCGAACTCGCTGGAGGCCTCCTCCAGCACGCGCCGCTGCTTGTCGGGGGGAATGTTGCGGAAGGTGTCGCTTGCGTCCATGATTGTTCCGATCTATGATGACCAGGTGGTCACCGATACCCCCCAAGCCCCCCTTCGTCAACTGAGTCTGGGCATCTCGCCGTGCCCCAACGACACGTTCATCTTCCACGCGCTCATCCACGGCCTGGCCCCACGCCAGCCGGGGTTCGGCCTGTCGCGCCTGGTGATGGCCGACGTGGAGGAGTTGAACAACCTGGCCGCCCAAGGCGCGCTGGACGTGGTGAAGATCTCGCTGGCGGCCATCCCGGACGCGGCCCCGCACTACCGGCTGCTGCCCTGCGGCGGGGCGCTCGGGCGCGGCTGCGGCCCCCTGCTGGTGGCCCGGGCCGACCGCGACCCGGACATGCCGTTCACGACCCTGGCCCTGCCCGGGGCGCGCACCACGGCGGCGCTCTTGGCCTCCCTGGCCGGGGTGCCGGGCCAGCGCGTGCAGCTGCGTTACGACGAGGTGATGCCCGCCGTGGCCCGTGGCGAGGTGGACGCCGGCGTGGTCATCCACGAGGGGCGCTTCACCTACGCGGACCTGGGGCTCAAGCTGGTGATGGATTTCGGCGAGTGGTGGGAGACAGCCTACGGCCTGCCGCTGCCTCTGGGCGTCATCGCCGTGCGGCGCGACATGGAGCAGCAGACCGTGGCCCTGGTGGAGGCGGCCATCAAGGCCAGCCTGGCCCACGCCTGGGACAATCCGCAGGACAGCGCGGGCTTCGTGGCCGAGAACGCGCAGGAGCTTTCGCCGGAGGTCACGGCGGCGCACATCGCCACCTTCGTCACGGCCTTCAGCATGGACGTGGGGCAGGAGGGCCGTCAGGCCATCGAGGCCCTTGCCGCCGAGGCCATGCGCCAGGCCGGAAAGCCCATGCCCGAGGGCGGGCTGTTCACGCCCTCAGCCGAGTGAAGGGGCCGTCAGGCCTCTTGGGAAATCACGCGCCCGCCGTCCCGCTCCGGGGCGGCCTGCCTGCCCCTGGCCAGGATGGCGTCAGGGTTGTCCGCGCCTGCGGCCGCGGCTTGTCTGCCCCGCTCCAGCACGGCGTCCGGGGCGTCCGCGCCTGCGGCCGCGGCCTGTCTGCCTCGTTCCAATACGGCGTCGGGCAGGTCCGTCTCCAATACTCCTGACATATCGCTTGTTCGCATGGGCGTATGTATTTTGTCCGGCATTTCGGCCGTGTTTTCGGTGGGGATGTCCTGGTGTCCGGCCAGGCGCTGCATCTTGAACATGTCGTACGCCGGCATGGCACCGGCGTAGCGCAGGAAGCCGCGGTCGAGGCTCCTCACGGCGCGGCCCCCGCAAGGGTGAGCATGGCGGCGTGGACATCCGTGAAGGGTCTGGAGGCGATGGTGATGATCCCGGAGAAGGGCGTGTCGATATCCTGGATGAAGAACAGGCAGGAGAGGATCAGGAAAATCATGATCACCTCCATGCACACCTGCGACCTTGTCTGCTCCGGGTTGCACAGAAACAGCCCCAGGAGCACGGCCAGGGCCCCGAAAATCAGGATCACCCAGATGGGCGCGTACAGGTTGCCCTGCAGGGCCTGCTCGCGCAGCTGGCGGTTGCGGCTGACCTCAGACAGGGCGTTGCCCACGGCGGTGTAGAGGGAGATGTCGCCCTTGTCCACGGGCTTCACGGCGACGAACGCCCTCCAGGACTCGGAGAGCTGTTCGGAGGCGTGCAGGCTCATGGTGTTGGAGGCGTTCATGGTCTTCCATTCGTCGTCCACCACGCTCCTGGCGTAGGCCATCAGCCCGGAACGGAACGCGCCGGACCCGTCCAGGGCCAGGGAGAGGCGGTAGGTGGTCAGCAGGGCTCCTGCCTCCTGCACCACGCAGCTTTTGGTCGCGGTGTAGTTGGACCAGAGCGTCACGATGGAAAAACCGAGGAAGAACGCATACATGGAAGCGAAGAGGGAGAAGATTTCCGGGGCGAAGCGGTGATCCTTGCGCGGGGAGCGGGCCAGGGTCCTGCCGCGCAGCAGATACAGCAGGGCGGACATCGCCAGCGACGCGGCCAGGATGAGCCCGAATACGACCTTGTACTGGTCGCCGAAATTTTGGAAACTCTCCAGCATCGAAGCCATCATAGCGTCAGGCCGTCCGGAATGGAAGACCCGGCGGCGCGGCCACGCAACCATGAGGAGAAAACAATATGAGCAGCCTTGAAACGAGCGCGCCTGCGCCGAAGATCGAACTGGACGCGCTGCTGCCCACGCGGGACGAGAAGCGCCTGAGCCTGGCCGACATGGCCGGGAAGTGGGTGGTGGCCTACATCTACCCCAAGGACTCCACCCCGGGCTGCACCGTCGAGGCGCAGGAGTTCACGGCCCTGGCGGGCGAGTTCGAGAAGCTCGGCGCCGTGGTCTGGGGCATCTCACGCGATTCAATCAAGGCCCACCGCAACTTCATGGGCAAGAACGGGCTGGGCGTGGCCCTGCTCTCCGACCCGTCGCTTGAGACCATCAAGGCCCTGGGCGGCTGGGGGACCAAGAAGGTCTGCGGCAAGGAGTGCGAGGGCGTGATCCGCTCCACGGTGCTTGTCGGGCCCGACGGCACGGTGGCCCGGCGCTGGCCCAAGGCATCCAGCAAGGGGCACGCCCAGGAAGTGCTGGACGCCCTGCGGGAGCTGGCCGGGAAATAGCCCTCCTTTGCCGGAGGATCGCTCTCTTCACGCAGGGGCCGAGCCCTCCCCAGCGGGAAGCCGGGGATGTATTTGAAGAACATCCTCCGGCTCCCCGTTCGGGAGGGCTCGGCCCCTGCTGTCGCTTCGCGGCTTGTGGATGCTTGCGCCCCCGGCGCGAAGCCGAAATGGAGTCCAGAGGGCCGAAGGCCCTTTGGTGGGAGTGTGCAGAGAGGGCGGAGCCCTCTTTGCCCGCCGGAGGCATCTTCAAACCCGGCAGGCGCAGGAGGAGAAGAAGCCTCCGGCGGGGGGGGGGGGGGGCGGCCGGGGGGGGACCGGCGCGCCAACCGCGGGGGGGGGGGGGGGGGGGGGGGGGGGGGGGGGGGGGGGGGGNNNNNNNNNNGGGGGGGCCCCGCGGGCCCCCCCCCCCCCCCCCCCGCCGGAGGCATCTTCAAACCCGGCAGGCGCAGGAGGAGAAGAAGCCTCCGGCGGCCAAAGGGAGTTCCTCCCTTTGGAATCCCTTCCCGCTTCGCGTTGGTCGTGAGGGTCTGTGGGGGGGCGAGGCTAGCCGGCGTCCCGGGCTTCCAGCAGGGCGATGACCTCGGGCAGGCGGCGCTTGCGCTCCTCCTCGTCGCCAAGCTCCAACTGCTCCACCACCTGCCCCTGGTGGTAGACCACCAGCGTCTTGGCGAAGGCGGCCACGTCGTCGGGGTCGTGGGTGATGAGCAGAGCCGGGATGCCGAAGCGCTCCAGCGTGTCCGCCAGCTCGCGGCGCATGCGAACGCGCAGCAGCGGGTCCAGGGCGGAGAAGGGTTCGTCCAGCAGCAGGGCCTGGGGCCTGGCCATCATGGCTCTGGCCAGTGCGGCGCGCTGGCGCTGCCCGCCGGAGAGCCGGACGGGGCGTTCGTCCGCCAGGTGGCCGATGCCGAAGTTCTCCAGCATGTCGCGCACGCCCTGCCTGCTGGCGGCGTCCAGCCTGCCGGGCCAGCCGGGGTTCAGGGCGAAGCCCACGTTCTCGGCCACGGTCATGTGCGGGAAGAGGGCGTAATCCTGAAAGAGGTAGCCCAGGCCGCGCTCGCGGGGGGCGAGGTCCACCCCGGCGCGGCTGTCGAAGAGCGTGCGCCCGCCAAGCTGGATGCGCCCGCCGGTGGGGCGCATCAACCCGGCGATGGCCTGCAGGGTGAGCGTCTTGCCCGAGCCGGAAGGGCCGAAGAGCACCACGGCGTTGGCCTCCGACTCGAAACAGGCCCGCAGGTGGAAGCTGCGGCCCTTGGCCCGCACCACGGCCTCCATGTCCACGCGGACGTTCATCGGGCGGGCCTGAGCAGCATTCCCGAAAACATGAGGATGGAGAGGCTGGCAGCCGAGACCACGCCCACCAGGATGGCGGCCTGCTCGTCGCGTCCGGCCATCACGGCGTCGTACACGGCCAGGGAGAGGGTCTGCGTCTTGCCGGGGATGTTGCCCGCGATCATGAGGGTGGCCCCGAACTCGCCCATGGCGCGGGCGAAGGCCAGCATGGCCCCGGCCAGGATGCCCCGCCAGGCCAGAGGCAGCACCACGCGCCCGAACAGAGAGAGCCGCGTGGCTCCCAGCGTGCGCGCGGCGTTGACCAGGTTGGGGTCCACGGAGTCGAAGGCGGCCCGGGCCGTGGTGAACACCAGGGGGAAGGCCACCACGCAGGAGGCCACCACCGCGCCCTGCCAGGTGAACAGTAGGGTGACGCCGAACACGTCGATGAGCAGCCTGCCCAGAATCCCCTGCCTGCCGAAGAGCACCAGCATGTAATAGCCCAGCACCGTGGGCGGCAGCACCATGGGCAGGGTGGCCAGGGCGTCGGCCAGGGGCCGGGCCGGGAAGCGCTCGCGCCCCACCAGGTAGGCCGCAGGCACCCCCAGCGCGAGGGCCCCCAAGGTGGCCAGCACGGCCACCTTGAGGGTCAGAAGGAGGGGAGTGAACACAAGGCTTGCGGTCATCTGTGGCGGGTTCGTCCGGGCCTGTGCGCGTGGACCGGGTCGAGTGAGAGTTCGGAGCACCACATGGAATGATGCTTGCCGGGGAGAAGTTCGAACAGCCAATGCAGGGCCACTGCGGCCGTGAGGGTTCCGATGAGAAGCCAGTCGATCATGGCGCGTACCTCCTTGTGGAGATGTGGACCGTTGCCGGTCTCGCGGGGAAGGTAGCAACCGTCGTGCCAGTCGGTCCTTGGTCGTAACATGGCGGAAATGTTGGACTGCAAAGTGGAGGGGTGTGTCATGGGGCTTACAAAAATGTACGGAATGGCGGCGTTGCGACAATTGTGTAGGGTCAAGTTTCAGCCCAGGGCCTTGAGCACCACCAATGTCATATCGTCGTTGGGGGGCCGCTTGCCCCTGAATTCGGCCACCGAGGCCAGCACGGCGTCCAGGATGGCGCGCGCGCCAAGGCTCCCGCTTTGGGCCACGGTCTGACGCAGCCTCTCCTTGCCGTACATCTCGTCTTTTTCGCTGCGGCACTCCCAGATGCCGTCTGTGGCCAGCACCAGCACCTCCCCGGGGGCCATGCCGGCGCGGGAGGCCGCCTCGTAGCGCCAGCCCGGGGCCACGCCCAGGGGCACGCCCCGGGC belongs to Fundidesulfovibrio soli and includes:
- a CDS encoding DUF4239 domain-containing protein produces the protein MLESFQNFGDQYKVVFGLILAASLAMSALLYLLRGRTLARSPRKDHRFAPEIFSLFASMYAFFLGFSIVTLWSNYTATKSCVVQEAGALLTTYRLSLALDGSGAFRSGLMAYARSVVDDEWKTMNASNTMSLHASEQLSESWRAFVAVKPVDKGDISLYTAVGNALSEVSRNRQLREQALQGNLYAPIWVILIFGALAVLLGLFLCNPEQTRSQVCMEVIMIFLILSCLFFIQDIDTPFSGIITIASRPFTDVHAAMLTLAGAAP
- a CDS encoding menaquinone biosynthetic enzyme MqnA/MqnD family protein, with the translated sequence MRVGRISYLNVLPIYLPLEAGWMEHGFEFVQGPPAALNELARAGGLDISSCSSVEYARNPERYLLLPDLAIGSKGPVKSVLLLSRVAPETLGDKSVLVTAETHTSAVLLRIALSDVYGIRPQFLAAPGSIRESLDAGATPQAVLAIGDEALSLRSDERFPFQIDLGELWRDWTGLPFVFGVWVARRESWNADRAGMLAAAALLRRSKEAGVAAIDKVVELASLAHTRMTRSQLRNYFDHLSYELGAPEQEGLNRFFASMAEHGVIPRAPRLEILG
- a CDS encoding HdeA/HdeB family chaperone, with product MRSFLFGAVVICLMAAPVMAKKSAQPQNIDFGSYTCSEFLQEVSTSDAETAGFILMWLDGYLSGVSGDNVLNWKNLDIFTDKFLNYCTAHPKANMLEAAKKVGISR
- a CDS encoding chromate resistance protein ChrB domain-containing protein: MSYVNFRWYFFSFTLSARSQTARMRVWRRLNSMGAVLVKNAFYALPASTRHHEQLTWLVKEVEGLGGEALFLETAPPSNMTGAQLARLFTQARDADWAALERELTALLDAVRDAPEDADAGSGKEACKAGLKRIEKRIEALAAIDFFPGGRGERVRALAAEGEALCSGKRADRDGGVLPAQDPADWRGKTWLTREDPYIDRLASFWLVRRFVDPEAGLEFAPADSSPQAQPGVVRFDMAEAEFTHVGRMTTFEVLCASFRLERELPARLRDIIHSIDMDETDAGPPEAPGVKLTLDGIVSLNPDSLRRTEQAMLFFDALLAACKTPNGESS
- a CDS encoding peroxiredoxin → MSSLETSAPAPKIELDALLPTRDEKRLSLADMAGKWVVAYIYPKDSTPGCTVEAQEFTALAGEFEKLGAVVWGISRDSIKAHRNFMGKNGLGVALLSDPSLETIKALGGWGTKKVCGKECEGVIRSTVLVGPDGTVARRWPKASSKGHAQEVLDALRELAGK
- a CDS encoding TetR/AcrR family transcriptional regulator, producing MDASDTFRNIPPDKQRRVLEEASSEFARHGFLGASMNRLAARLGIAKGSIFKYFGNKEGLFAQVFTGSVELLSGSLRQARDETAGLPLAERLERVLLVGAQFARSHPNIYRIYLKMLFNEDFPLRERLLAQVRALSARFLTPIIEQAKAAGELPPGLDVPLAVFMADAVLERFVQLQAAPGMDSGPQIGPTFGLDDPETSRLTAARLARMLAGGFTVG
- the mqnC gene encoding cyclic dehypoxanthinyl futalosine synthase, which gives rise to MSEMFDSEKVLAVAEAVRAGERLDADQALLLSREASLPLLGSLAHAVRLRLHPEPVVTYVVDRNINSTNICQCGCRFCAFFKAPGVPGGYVLTRDELSQKIEQTLALGGRQILLQGGHNPEMGLVYYESLLRFIRAKYPQIHIHAFSPPEIVYFAYMSDVSVAEVISRLREAGLASIPGGGAEILSDRVRSLVAPAKCSTAQWLDVMRQAHLQGLRTTATMMFGHVETWEERIGHMTALRELQDETRGFTAFIPWGFQPDNTALGGRKCSPQEYLRVLTVSRLVLDNIPNLQASWVTMGREIAQASLWHGANDFGSTMIEENVVAAAGVRFRMDEAGVRDAIAAAGFAPLRRSMDYSPFEEQAPCA
- a CDS encoding 1,4-dihydroxy-6-naphthoate synthase, with the translated sequence MIVPIYDDQVVTDTPQAPLRQLSLGISPCPNDTFIFHALIHGLAPRQPGFGLSRLVMADVEELNNLAAQGALDVVKISLAAIPDAAPHYRLLPCGGALGRGCGPLLVARADRDPDMPFTTLALPGARTTAALLASLAGVPGQRVQLRYDEVMPAVARGEVDAGVVIHEGRFTYADLGLKLVMDFGEWWETAYGLPLPLGVIAVRRDMEQQTVALVEAAIKASLAHAWDNPQDSAGFVAENAQELSPEVTAAHIATFVTAFSMDVGQEGRQAIEALAAEAMRQAGKPMPEGGLFTPSAE
- a CDS encoding outer membrane homotrimeric porin produces the protein MHRILRSLALALCLVCTLAAAASATEVKLSGDVRVYGAFWQKPQYTGWNYNGTRTQDAFTVFERVRVRADFIANEALRFRLSWKSGDIPWGASTFTVDNPTTVLKVYQAYMQFRLPGTQVEFTVGQQDMELPTSAGWLDANPVFGGTRTTAAMVKLPFSEQFSLVGGFTRLLDANKDFDLTTTQVPDELDGYILTLPVTLEGFQATPWAMLAVAGRNAGYGSVQVGNGGYSNETLATNLLSAASMGTAATWRNSQNAYWWVGSTFALTALDPFKFYADVVYGSGNDTDRARFRRHGLFVDLAAEYTGFASVTPQLTIWYSPGEDSSARNGSERLPSVVDYWCPSNSFLFDGDQPFNNEFMNINPVGAYGFVAALDKISFMQNLTHRITVSYAHGTNSPAALRAANASQGTGNYVQMGRDLSDKEYAVGISLDNQYDIYSNLALILDTGWSHGSFQTSVWGHRFTEAARRGDAFKVMTGIKYKF
- the mqnE gene encoding aminofutalosine synthase MqnE, yielding MDRRHIESLGLGPVLDKVLAAERLSLDEGQALYDCPDPHVPAALAMHVRTRLHGDTARYVINRHVNPTNVCVNRCRFCAYRRDPGQEGAYVLTADDALAKLAAAGPLDEIHIVGGCHPELGLPYYEDLAARVRAAYPKASIKALTAVEIDHLATMAGLDASEVLTRLKAAGVDMLPGGGAEIFASGPRNALCPEKIGGERWLEVMGLAHKAGLRSNATMLFGHLESTRDRLEHMDALRRQQDASGGFVCFIPLPYLPGNNPLGAEASGPSAMDVLRTMAVARLMLDNFAHIKAYWVMLGLKLSQLCLSWGADDLDGTVVEERIGHDAGSDSAQALTTAELEEAIRQSGFTPIRRDGLFREQSDV